A stretch of Helicobacter pylori DNA encodes these proteins:
- the grpE gene encoding nucleotide exchange factor GrpE produces MKDEHNQEHDLSPKEPESYQKACTCKGQQGGEKQEAHEKEGEIREDFELKYKEMHEKYLRVHADFENVKKRLERDKSMALEYAYEKIALDLLPVIDALLGAHRSAVEVDKESALTKGLELTMEKLHEVLARHGIEGIECLEEFDPHFHNAIMQVKSEEKENGKIVQVLQQGYKYKGRVLRPAMVSIAKND; encoded by the coding sequence AGAACACGATTTAAGCCCAAAAGAGCCAGAGTCTTATCAAAAGGCTTGCACTTGTAAAGGACAACAAGGTGGAGAAAAGCAAGAAGCGCACGAAAAAGAAGGCGAGATCAGGGAAGATTTTGAGCTTAAATATAAAGAAATGCACGAAAAATATTTGAGGGTGCATGCGGATTTTGAAAACGTGAAAAAGCGCTTAGAAAGAGACAAGAGCATGGCGTTAGAGTATGCGTATGAAAAAATCGCATTGGATCTATTGCCGGTGATTGATGCGCTTCTTGGGGCTCATAGAAGCGCTGTAGAAGTGGATAAAGAGAGCGCTTTAACCAAAGGCTTGGAGCTTACGATGGAAAAGCTGCATGAAGTTTTGGCAAGGCATGGCATTGAGGGGATTGAATGCTTAGAAGAATTTGATCCCCATTTCCACAATGCGATCATGCAAGTCAAAAGCGAAGAAAAAGAAAACGGGAAAATCGTGCAGGTTTTGCAACAGGGTTACAAGTATAAGGGTAGGGTTTTGAGGCCGGCAATGGTGAGCATTGCTAAAAACGATTAA